From one Novipirellula galeiformis genomic stretch:
- a CDS encoding Gfo/Idh/MocA family protein, which yields MSHKPISKPTRRNFLKTTSAIGGSLIIMGTKATAGIKGANDRVRIAVAGVNGRGNAHIGGWMKAENVELIYVIDPAENVLQNRLKGIEKRAEGKFTTKGLSDFREALDDKSLDAISIATPNHWHSLMTIRAAQAGKHVYVEKPLSHDVAEGRVAVEAQKKYGIVVQHGTQRRSDSGIAGLHELLKSGDLPKLKIAYGYCCKPRGSIGTKPNGAPPSNLNWDLWKGPAVIDQYHANYHPYNWHWFWETGNGDLNNQGTHQLDIARWAIDDDQTHPVRMMAMGGRFQWDDQGETPNTMFSMAEYPNGQQVFFNVRNVNHEGYKTQVYNEYYLEDGSVITGEGRYKILRPGADKPEELKVPSGNVTPGGHFNAFISAVRANDPSMANGNVMDAHYGCVLGHLMNNSYRLGSEVPFNAKAGQFGDNKDAAIHFGKLHSIMKDGVGVPENEAKYVVGPTLTFDPETEKHTGEFATEANQLLKDPNNANFKIPQISEV from the coding sequence ATGAGCCACAAACCGATTTCCAAACCGACACGCCGCAATTTCCTGAAGACCACCTCGGCGATCGGCGGATCGCTGATCATCATGGGAACCAAAGCAACCGCAGGGATCAAAGGCGCTAACGATCGCGTGCGGATCGCGGTGGCTGGAGTGAACGGCCGAGGCAATGCCCACATCGGCGGGTGGATGAAGGCCGAGAACGTGGAGCTCATTTATGTAATCGATCCCGCAGAGAACGTGCTACAGAATCGCTTGAAGGGAATCGAAAAACGCGCCGAGGGAAAGTTTACCACCAAGGGCTTGTCGGACTTTCGCGAAGCGCTCGACGACAAGTCGCTCGACGCCATCTCCATTGCGACTCCGAACCATTGGCATTCGCTGATGACGATTCGGGCCGCTCAAGCCGGCAAGCATGTGTATGTGGAAAAGCCGCTCAGTCATGATGTCGCCGAGGGACGCGTCGCGGTCGAAGCACAAAAGAAATACGGCATCGTGGTTCAACATGGAACTCAGCGACGAAGCGATTCCGGCATCGCAGGGCTTCACGAATTGCTCAAGTCCGGCGACTTGCCGAAGCTGAAGATTGCCTATGGCTATTGCTGCAAACCAAGAGGTAGCATCGGTACGAAGCCAAACGGAGCGCCACCCTCGAATTTGAATTGGGATCTTTGGAAAGGTCCCGCGGTGATCGATCAATACCATGCCAATTACCACCCCTACAATTGGCACTGGTTCTGGGAAACCGGCAATGGCGACCTCAACAACCAAGGCACCCACCAATTGGACATCGCACGCTGGGCGATCGACGACGACCAAACGCATCCGGTGCGTATGATGGCAATGGGGGGCCGGTTCCAATGGGATGATCAAGGCGAGACCCCTAACACGATGTTCTCGATGGCCGAATATCCCAACGGCCAGCAGGTCTTCTTTAATGTTCGCAACGTGAACCACGAAGGCTACAAGACCCAAGTCTACAACGAGTATTATCTCGAAGACGGCAGCGTGATCACGGGCGAAGGACGCTACAAGATCTTGCGTCCCGGTGCCGACAAACCCGAAGAGCTAAAGGTGCCATCCGGAAACGTAACCCCCGGCGGCCATTTCAATGCGTTCATCAGCGCGGTTCGCGCGAACGATCCGAGCATGGCCAATGGGAACGTCATGGACGCCCATTACGGTTGTGTACTCGGTCACCTGATGAATAACTCGTACCGCTTAGGCAGCGAGGTTCCATTCAACGCCAAAGCAGGCCAATTCGGTGACAACAAGGACGCGGCAATCCACTTTGGCAAGCTACACTCGATCATGAAGGACGGCGTTGGCGTGCCCGAGAACGAGGCTAAGTACGTTGTTGGCCCCACATTGACGTTCGATCCGGAAACGGAAAAACACACGGGCGAATTCGCAACCGAGGCCAATCAATTGCTCAAGGACCCCAACAACGCGAACTTCAAGATCCCCCAGATCTCTGAGGTCTAA
- a CDS encoding ribonuclease E inhibitor RraB, producing MNESSNDFHAQINELFDHMVNNLDYKTDEPLEWVFGIESTDIALLEKIGERVPESYGFDIEEEVEHVDDEGNSTMSGPMLSLHRCEALTPEQVKACADEVDALAKEFGLMLADVTAFDPIDEDDFFDWMPIEDAQLRLQHFTESGLEVDSDLPWLFLLFCTAKDDLDALTVALDNEKLGTIESYDEPDEDGNYGLCLFIEGKNNEAELVAMNDRINAIAASNNSEVVGIQFLDQEDFNDVYGDGDENGDSDEDES from the coding sequence ATGAACGAATCGAGTAATGACTTCCACGCTCAGATCAATGAGCTGTTTGATCACATGGTCAACAATCTTGACTATAAAACCGACGAGCCGCTGGAGTGGGTTTTTGGAATTGAGAGCACCGATATAGCGCTGCTTGAAAAAATCGGTGAACGGGTCCCAGAGAGCTACGGGTTTGATATTGAAGAAGAGGTCGAGCACGTCGATGACGAGGGGAACTCCACGATGAGCGGCCCCATGTTGTCGCTGCATCGCTGTGAAGCGTTGACCCCCGAGCAAGTGAAGGCATGTGCCGATGAAGTCGATGCCTTGGCGAAGGAGTTCGGTTTGATGCTCGCCGATGTGACCGCCTTTGACCCGATCGACGAAGATGACTTTTTTGACTGGATGCCGATCGAAGATGCCCAGTTGCGATTGCAACACTTCACCGAATCGGGCTTAGAAGTCGATAGCGACTTGCCCTGGTTGTTCTTGTTGTTCTGTACTGCCAAGGACGATTTGGATGCGTTGACGGTGGCATTGGATAACGAGAAATTAGGCACGATCGAAAGCTACGACGAACCTGACGAAGATGGCAATTACGGGTTGTGCTTGTTCATCGAAGGCAAGAATAACGAAGCGGAATTGGTGGCGATGAATGATCGTATTAACGCTATCGCCGCGTCGAATAACTCCGAAGTGGTGGGGATTCAGTTTCTCGACCAAGAAGATTTCAACGATGTCTACGGTGATGGCGACGAGAATGGCGACAGCGACGAAGACGAGTCGTGA
- a CDS encoding AAA family ATPase, with the protein MSADAAANQNGISEADSKLLHDARKRIIEQLGKIIVGQEIVIDEIMICLFSRGHCMLEGVPGLAKTLMISTLAQTLDLSFSRIQFTPDLMPADVTGTEIIEEDRASGKRDFRFMEGPLFANVVLADEINRTPPKTQAALLEAMQERQVTVGRHRHVLSDPFFVLATQNPIEQEGTYPLPEAQQDRFMFKVFVEYPSFDEEFEVARRTTGKAAEKVEAVLGAEEILRLQELVRQVPVSDHVVRYALSLVRQTRVGGDGVPDFVDELVGWGAGPRAVQFLILGGKARALLQGRFHVQIEDIQYLAKPVLRHRMVVNFAAESDGVTSDDVIERIIAATPTTEDELSRDARFQKIFAS; encoded by the coding sequence ATGTCCGCAGACGCCGCGGCAAATCAAAACGGGATCAGCGAGGCAGACTCGAAGCTGTTACATGACGCTCGCAAGCGGATTATCGAGCAGTTGGGCAAAATCATCGTGGGCCAGGAAATCGTCATCGACGAGATCATGATCTGCCTGTTCAGCCGTGGTCACTGCATGCTCGAAGGGGTACCGGGGCTGGCCAAGACGTTGATGATCAGCACGTTGGCCCAAACGTTGGACCTGTCCTTCAGCCGCATTCAATTCACCCCCGACTTGATGCCCGCCGATGTGACAGGAACGGAGATCATCGAAGAGGATCGGGCCAGCGGGAAACGCGACTTCCGATTTATGGAAGGGCCGCTGTTTGCCAATGTCGTGTTGGCGGATGAAATCAACCGCACCCCACCCAAAACGCAGGCCGCATTGCTCGAAGCGATGCAGGAGCGGCAAGTCACGGTGGGGCGTCATCGCCACGTCTTATCCGATCCGTTTTTTGTGTTGGCGACTCAGAACCCGATTGAACAAGAGGGAACCTATCCGCTTCCCGAAGCCCAACAAGATCGCTTCATGTTCAAGGTCTTTGTGGAATACCCCAGCTTCGACGAAGAATTCGAAGTAGCGCGTCGCACGACGGGCAAGGCTGCTGAAAAGGTCGAAGCGGTGTTGGGAGCCGAAGAGATTCTGCGACTGCAAGAACTGGTTCGCCAAGTCCCTGTCAGCGACCATGTCGTTCGCTACGCCCTTTCGCTGGTCCGGCAAACCCGCGTCGGAGGCGACGGCGTCCCCGACTTTGTCGATGAATTGGTCGGTTGGGGAGCGGGTCCACGGGCAGTTCAGTTCCTGATTCTCGGTGGCAAGGCACGGGCACTTTTACAAGGACGTTTTCATGTGCAAATCGAAGACATTCAATACTTGGCCAAACCGGTGCTCCGGCACCGCATGGTCGTCAATTTTGCTGCCGAAAGCGACGGCGTGACCAGTGACGACGTGATTGAACGGATTATTGCCGCGACGCCAACGACCGAGGATGAACTTTCCCGCGATGCCCGCTTCCAAAAAATATTTGCGTCCTGA
- a CDS encoding DUF58 domain-containing protein: MRPEVTARIRRLELSARRVVEGFLSGMHRSPYFGQSIEFLQHRQYTRGDEIRHIDWKVYARQDRLHIKQYEEETNLRLTLLVDRSASMAYGDGDSNKFDYSASIAASLAYLALRQKDATGLVTFDTKVRATVPAKSNQQQLTRILSMLDSVGADGRTDLSAVVKEISQSIPRRGLVVIISDLLGVDSLLEGLRMLRQRGHDVAMFHILHDHEMDFEFSGATRFEGLESDDFLNCNPRALREGYLEALQTFLSQTKKACGRLSIDYLQVRTSEPLDAVLAKFLAARQSLPKLKR, translated from the coding sequence TTGCGTCCTGAGGTTACCGCCCGCATTCGTCGTCTGGAGTTGTCGGCGAGGCGAGTGGTCGAAGGATTTTTGTCGGGAATGCATCGGAGTCCCTACTTTGGGCAATCGATCGAATTCCTGCAGCACCGCCAATACACTCGAGGCGACGAGATTCGTCACATCGATTGGAAGGTGTATGCACGTCAAGATCGTTTGCACATCAAGCAATACGAAGAGGAAACGAATCTTCGCTTGACGCTGTTGGTCGATCGCTCCGCTAGCATGGCGTACGGTGATGGCGACTCGAATAAATTTGATTATTCAGCATCGATTGCCGCATCACTTGCCTATCTGGCGTTGCGGCAAAAGGACGCGACCGGACTCGTCACGTTTGATACCAAGGTGCGGGCGACCGTGCCGGCGAAAAGTAATCAACAACAATTGACGCGAATCCTCTCGATGCTCGATTCGGTCGGCGCCGACGGACGCACCGACTTGTCCGCAGTCGTGAAGGAGATTTCGCAAAGCATTCCACGCCGTGGGTTGGTCGTGATCATTTCTGACTTGCTCGGCGTCGACTCATTGTTGGAAGGGTTGCGAATGCTTCGCCAACGTGGCCATGACGTGGCGATGTTCCATATTTTACACGATCATGAAATGGATTTTGAATTTAGCGGCGCCACGCGATTCGAAGGACTCGAAAGCGATGACTTTCTCAATTGCAACCCTCGCGCTTTGCGAGAAGGTTATCTCGAAGCGTTGCAAACGTTCTTGAGCCAAACCAAAAAAGCGTGCGGGCGATTGTCGATCGATTATTTACAGGTTCGCACCAGCGAACCGTTGGACGCCGTGCTCGCCAAGTTCCTCGCCGCGCGCCAATCGCTCCCTAAACTGAAACGCTAG
- a CDS encoding BatA domain-containing protein translates to MFLYPALTIGFLFVAVPLLVHLINMLRHRRQKWAAMDFLLASYRKQKKWIRLRQLLLLLARLAVATVLIAMLCGWTGGGQMLGVLGGTTTHHVVVLDDSYSMGDSSGGSLAYARALQSLQDLTRRLATDDGNHQLTVMRSSRAALTVRGGSESGDSAADLSAQTITSDSRLISRVMSTDASSLLTDLVPALDLASKLIQSTPADQKVLYIASDFRDRDWAAPQRLAESMRAISADDVSIRLIDCAAVEAANLAVTDLSPVQDVWVAGVPVVIHATVRNYGSNNVNNVSLDARVYHYPSDIPQPDPTLVTSGRVEPLPTRVIESIPAGEEVTVTFQVFIAEQGTHAIEVSLPDDALSIDNTRTCSLPLSDAEKVLIVDGDPDARGAYHVASVLDPGSQVRIGAIPDVQPPSFLRSATLETFAAYRAVYLINLPEINENVADALDRYVRRGGGVAWFLGDDVNRDSYNRNLLSNGRRLLPMPLGESAPVAHASGDASADVVFGDAPELLAPLKAGGDAALSLIGLTRTWTLQSPAMAEELDPNGPRVKTVLKRRDGNPFVTQHDVDRGRVITVLSGIDGQWTNWPGDPTFVVFLLQANADLWSGAAPATHRFIDDPVERILALDQYAPEATYLPATESPPRVPIELVAEPIADGDNAGVLARVALDPMEMVIADEASVNDVLNPGISEWAITQTDGRVKIVPVASVIRTGEGNLKRTDPAIIQQGLLPVEVKFLSSEAWNAENQTAGSSTLTLFLLGLLITLLAAEQALAYWASYHTASPSTTDGKRAASHLGAFSLRAAR, encoded by the coding sequence TTGTTTCTCTACCCCGCATTAACGATCGGCTTCTTGTTCGTCGCCGTGCCCTTGTTGGTCCATTTGATCAACATGCTTCGGCACCGACGACAAAAGTGGGCCGCCATGGACTTTTTGCTCGCGAGTTACCGCAAGCAGAAAAAGTGGATTCGCTTGCGCCAACTGCTGTTATTGTTGGCTCGTTTGGCGGTGGCCACGGTCTTGATTGCGATGTTATGCGGATGGACCGGCGGCGGACAAATGCTCGGCGTGCTGGGCGGAACCACCACCCATCACGTCGTCGTGTTGGACGACAGCTACTCGATGGGAGATTCGAGCGGCGGTTCGCTCGCCTATGCGAGGGCCTTGCAATCACTGCAAGATCTGACGCGGCGTTTGGCAACCGATGACGGCAACCATCAATTGACCGTGATGCGATCGAGTCGGGCGGCGCTGACCGTCCGTGGAGGAAGCGAATCGGGTGATTCCGCAGCCGATTTGTCCGCTCAAACGATCACCTCCGATTCACGCTTAATCAGCCGCGTGATGTCGACGGACGCCTCGTCGTTGCTGACCGACCTGGTTCCCGCCTTGGATTTGGCGAGCAAATTGATCCAATCGACTCCCGCGGACCAGAAAGTTTTGTATATCGCCAGCGACTTTCGCGACCGTGATTGGGCAGCGCCGCAACGCTTGGCCGAATCGATGCGAGCGATCTCAGCGGACGATGTCTCGATCCGCTTGATCGATTGTGCCGCCGTGGAAGCAGCGAATCTAGCGGTCACCGATCTCTCACCGGTACAAGACGTCTGGGTCGCTGGCGTGCCGGTGGTGATCCATGCCACCGTTCGCAATTACGGTTCCAACAACGTCAACAACGTCTCGCTCGACGCACGCGTTTACCACTATCCAAGCGACATTCCTCAGCCCGATCCGACCTTGGTGACCAGCGGGCGGGTCGAACCGCTTCCAACACGCGTGATCGAATCGATCCCGGCGGGCGAAGAGGTCACGGTGACCTTCCAAGTCTTTATTGCCGAACAGGGAACCCACGCGATCGAAGTGTCGCTACCGGATGACGCTCTCTCGATCGACAATACACGCACCTGTTCCCTGCCACTCTCAGATGCAGAAAAGGTGTTGATCGTGGATGGCGATCCCGACGCGCGCGGTGCGTACCATGTCGCGTCAGTACTCGATCCAGGGAGCCAGGTTCGGATCGGAGCCATTCCCGATGTCCAGCCTCCTTCGTTTTTAAGATCGGCAACGCTGGAAACCTTCGCCGCCTATCGCGCCGTGTACTTGATTAACTTACCCGAGATCAATGAAAACGTCGCCGATGCATTGGATCGTTACGTGCGACGCGGCGGCGGGGTGGCTTGGTTCTTGGGCGACGACGTCAATCGTGATTCGTACAATCGCAATTTACTTTCCAACGGACGACGACTGTTGCCGATGCCGTTAGGAGAGTCCGCGCCGGTGGCCCATGCGAGCGGCGACGCGTCGGCCGATGTGGTCTTTGGGGACGCTCCGGAGCTTCTCGCGCCGCTGAAAGCGGGCGGAGACGCGGCATTGTCGCTGATCGGTTTGACGCGTACATGGACGCTCCAGTCACCGGCGATGGCGGAGGAGCTTGATCCCAATGGCCCGCGTGTAAAAACCGTCTTAAAGCGTCGTGACGGCAATCCCTTTGTGACTCAGCACGATGTCGATCGAGGTCGCGTGATCACCGTGCTCAGCGGAATTGATGGGCAATGGACCAATTGGCCGGGGGATCCCACTTTTGTGGTGTTCCTGTTGCAGGCCAATGCGGATTTATGGAGTGGTGCAGCCCCTGCGACGCATCGCTTTATCGATGATCCCGTCGAGCGAATCCTAGCCCTGGATCAATACGCTCCCGAAGCAACCTACTTGCCTGCGACCGAGTCCCCTCCGCGAGTGCCGATCGAATTGGTCGCCGAACCGATCGCTGACGGTGACAACGCCGGCGTGCTCGCACGCGTGGCTTTGGATCCGATGGAGATGGTGATTGCGGATGAGGCGAGCGTGAACGATGTGTTGAACCCCGGTATTTCCGAGTGGGCGATCACCCAGACCGATGGACGTGTCAAAATCGTCCCCGTGGCGTCCGTGATTCGAACGGGCGAAGGAAACTTAAAACGCACCGACCCCGCAATCATCCAACAAGGATTGTTGCCAGTGGAAGTCAAATTTTTGAGCAGTGAAGCATGGAACGCCGAGAATCAAACGGCCGGCAGTTCGACGTTGACGTTGTTCTTGCTGGGATTATTGATCACGCTGCTGGCGGCCGAACAAGCCCTTGCCTACTGGGCTAGCTATCACACGGCATCCCCCTCAACGACCGACGGCAAACGTGCGGCCAGTCATCTCGGAGCCTTTTCGTTGCGAGCTGCCAGATGA
- a CDS encoding VWA domain-containing protein, with the protein MNETLNPNVNETLTSAVTDSVNRDTQHVVYEFARAATLEGWWSWALLIGALAAILFVCIRLYRRDTNALAVITGRTLIGLRLVTIAALIFFFFDLHRRTERMVTRPSEVAILVDTSQSMSLPAGSLASTESRSERVASLLGKTDLLKRLEGEHRVSVYAFDQTSEPKLLESRGGLSATNSDPSEKDLAQPGISKWAVGGVLLIGLGTVFSILSLLFGVAGRVEPIGWCVGGAALSLALGIVCLGGVYAIETQYSLAQILGREPSPADPGLERDPVDEETDESATPLRVSDWSKEIAATGTQSRIGDALRSVLADHDASTLAGVVLLSDGQNNGGAGMTSAIATATRSEVAVFPVGLGSSSAPTNIRVVDLDAPRRVYPGDKFAITAMLQASGASDLEVDVQLLDKLDDDAGNEETNAPANLGEVIDSQKVKVTSDGTLTAIRFEMQPESVGRRRLAVRVVSPAEDQNKRDDTRDARYEVVAKKLRVLAIAGGPTREYRFVRNLLFRDKSIELDVWLQTGKPGMSQDADQVLQAFPSQPEALFEYDTIMVFDPDWTAIPAESLDLMDRWISQQAGGLIIVAGPVYHPQWTRLRTDPRVSRISGFFPVNLSTRGALLSGGRQGGDNPWPLEFTAEARRAEFLWIAEDAKESFEIWQQFGGVYDFVGVKSAKPGAKVYANFSDPTTEIGGTKPVYLASHFYGAGRVYFQGSGEIWRLRGESDAYFDSYYTKLVRWVSEGRLMRDSTRGVLLVDSARAMVGETITVRAILTDDQFEPLNVPEVSAKLLAPSGRIDDIQLLPLKGEPRPGTYGGRFVVREAGSYELRLTLGDALEEQVLRQSVQVRLPTVELERPRRNDDELKQLADVTGGTYSPMSEETSLESLSGSLVSFLKPQPQTTVLPGTPDIDFNRRRNIVLMWLIATMLTMEWVTRRLHRLA; encoded by the coding sequence ATGAATGAAACGCTAAATCCAAACGTGAATGAAACTCTCACTTCCGCGGTGACGGACTCCGTCAATCGCGACACTCAGCACGTGGTTTACGAATTCGCCCGAGCGGCCACCTTGGAAGGTTGGTGGTCGTGGGCGTTGTTGATCGGTGCGCTCGCCGCGATCCTGTTTGTTTGTATCCGTCTTTATCGTCGCGATACAAACGCCTTGGCCGTGATCACCGGGCGAACGTTGATCGGATTGCGATTGGTCACGATCGCAGCCCTGATTTTTTTCTTCTTTGATCTCCATCGCCGCACCGAACGGATGGTCACTCGGCCGAGTGAAGTGGCGATTTTGGTCGACACCAGCCAGAGCATGTCGTTGCCGGCCGGATCGTTGGCAAGCACCGAGAGTCGCTCCGAGCGGGTGGCGAGTTTGCTTGGAAAAACGGATCTGCTGAAACGACTCGAAGGCGAACATCGCGTCAGTGTTTATGCATTTGACCAAACCAGCGAACCGAAATTATTGGAATCGCGTGGAGGACTCTCCGCTACGAATTCCGATCCCTCCGAAAAGGACCTTGCGCAGCCGGGGATCTCGAAATGGGCAGTCGGAGGCGTGCTACTGATTGGTTTAGGAACCGTCTTTTCGATCTTGTCGCTGCTATTCGGAGTTGCCGGACGGGTCGAGCCGATCGGTTGGTGCGTCGGCGGCGCGGCACTCTCGCTGGCGCTGGGAATCGTATGCCTTGGCGGCGTCTACGCGATCGAGACCCAGTACAGTTTGGCACAAATACTCGGTCGAGAGCCAAGTCCGGCGGACCCCGGTTTAGAGCGAGACCCTGTGGACGAGGAAACCGACGAATCGGCAACCCCGCTTCGCGTTTCCGATTGGAGCAAAGAGATTGCGGCGACCGGCACCCAAAGTCGCATCGGCGACGCCCTGCGAAGCGTCTTGGCCGACCACGATGCTTCCACGCTCGCCGGCGTGGTTTTGCTCAGTGATGGCCAAAATAACGGCGGCGCGGGCATGACCTCGGCGATCGCCACGGCGACACGTAGCGAAGTTGCGGTATTCCCAGTCGGCTTGGGTAGCAGCAGTGCCCCGACCAACATTCGTGTCGTCGATTTGGATGCACCACGCCGCGTCTACCCAGGCGACAAGTTCGCGATCACGGCGATGCTACAAGCCAGCGGTGCGAGCGACTTGGAGGTCGACGTTCAATTGCTCGACAAGCTCGATGACGATGCCGGGAACGAGGAAACCAACGCGCCGGCGAACTTGGGCGAAGTCATCGATAGCCAAAAGGTCAAAGTCACCAGCGACGGAACGTTGACAGCGATCCGATTTGAAATGCAGCCCGAATCGGTCGGCCGTCGACGTTTAGCAGTCCGTGTCGTCTCGCCCGCCGAAGATCAAAACAAACGCGACGATACCAGGGACGCGCGTTACGAGGTCGTTGCCAAGAAGCTTCGCGTCTTGGCGATCGCAGGCGGCCCCACACGTGAATATCGTTTTGTCCGCAATTTACTGTTCCGTGATAAATCCATCGAGTTGGATGTCTGGTTACAAACCGGTAAACCCGGAATGAGCCAAGACGCCGATCAAGTGCTGCAAGCGTTTCCATCGCAACCCGAAGCGTTGTTTGAATACGATACGATCATGGTGTTTGATCCCGATTGGACCGCGATCCCAGCGGAATCATTGGATTTGATGGATCGTTGGATCAGCCAACAAGCGGGCGGATTAATCATTGTCGCAGGCCCGGTCTACCATCCTCAATGGACCCGTTTGCGAACCGACCCGCGGGTCAGCCGAATCTCGGGCTTCTTTCCCGTCAACCTCTCCACTCGCGGTGCGTTGCTAAGCGGCGGACGCCAAGGTGGCGACAATCCGTGGCCTCTGGAATTCACCGCCGAAGCGCGTCGCGCGGAGTTCCTTTGGATCGCCGAAGATGCCAAGGAAAGCTTCGAGATTTGGCAACAATTTGGTGGTGTCTATGATTTTGTGGGCGTCAAAAGTGCCAAGCCCGGCGCCAAGGTGTATGCGAATTTCTCGGATCCCACGACCGAAATCGGGGGTACAAAACCGGTCTATTTAGCGTCTCACTTTTATGGTGCCGGTCGGGTCTACTTCCAAGGCAGCGGCGAAATATGGCGTTTGCGTGGCGAGAGTGATGCCTATTTCGATAGCTACTACACCAAGCTCGTGCGGTGGGTCAGCGAAGGGCGGTTGATGCGTGACAGCACGCGAGGCGTGTTGTTGGTCGATTCCGCACGCGCGATGGTGGGCGAGACGATCACGGTCCGCGCCATCTTGACCGACGATCAATTTGAACCGCTGAACGTTCCCGAAGTTTCCGCCAAACTACTGGCACCGAGCGGCCGAATCGACGACATCCAATTGTTACCACTCAAAGGCGAACCGCGACCGGGAACCTATGGCGGTCGGTTTGTGGTCCGCGAGGCGGGCAGCTATGAATTACGACTGACACTCGGCGATGCATTGGAGGAACAAGTGCTGCGGCAAAGCGTCCAAGTCCGCTTGCCCACCGTCGAACTCGAACGACCGCGACGCAACGACGACGAACTGAAACAACTCGCCGACGTGACCGGTGGAACTTATTCTCCGATGTCGGAAGAAACCAGTCTCGAATCGCTCTCGGGGTCACTTGTTTCGTTTTTAAAACCGCAACCTCAAACCACCGTATTGCCAGGAACGCCGGACATCGATTTCAACCGTCGTCGCAACATCGTGCTGATGTGGCTGATCGCGACCATGTTGACGATGGAATGGGTAACCCGGCGATTGCACCGATTGGCTTAG